From Deltaproteobacteria bacterium:
CCGCGCGTCGACTTCTCGGACTTCGTCGGCGCCGGAGGCGGCCCCGGGATGAGCGTCACGGGCCGGGGCCGTGTGGAGATAGGGAGCGCCCTTGTGCGCGGGCGCGAGCTCACGGACCTTGCAGCGGACGTGAGTCTCGACAGGGAGCGGGTGAGGCTCGAGGGGCTATCCTTCGGTTTCCACGGCGGAACGGTGCGGGGAGATGCCGTCTACTACCGGGACCCCTCGGAGCCGAGGCTCTGGGGCTGCAGGCTCCACTTCGAGGGCGTGGACCTCGAGGCCCTCGTCTCCGAGCTCGGGGCAAAGGAGCCCGTCTTCTCCGGCAGGCTCGACGGCGCCGTCGACCTTGCGGGAAAGCGGTGGGAGGAGGTGCCGGTCAGGGGCCTGGAGGGCTCGTTCGAGCTCAGGAGCGAGGGGGGCAGGCTCTGGAGGTTCGTCATTCTCAACAAGATATTCTCCATCGTCAACATCGTCTCCATAGAAAAACTCTTCGAGGAGGGCCTGCCCTACGACAGGGTGGGCGGGCGCTTCACCGTGAGAAGGGGCGTGATAAGGACCGAGGACCTTCTGCTCGAGAGCGACTCCATGCGCATGTCGGCCGTGGGGAGCATAGACCTGGCCGGCAGGACGGTGGACGCCAAGCTGGGCTTCCACCCCTTCGTCACCATCGACAAGATAGTGACCAAGATACCCATAGCGGGCTGGATAATAGGCGGCAAGGAGAAGAGCACCATAAGCATGTACTACGAGATAAAGGGTCCCTTCGAGGGGATAGAGGTGAGGCCCATACCGGTGAAGGCCCTGGGCGAGGGGTTGCTGGGCATATTCCGCAGGCTTCTCGAGGCGCCCATAAGGCCCTTCCGGCCGGAGAGGGAAGCGGAGGAGGGGAAGTGAGTTCGCCGGGGAGCGGGAGGGGTACGCCGAGGGGGTTCTGGAACAGGCTCAAGGCCCGCTGGTACCGTCGAGGCATGGAGAGGTCCGACTTCGCCGAGGCCGCGCTCGGCGTGATGGCGCCGAGGATGGAGAGGGGCTGGTCGGTGCTCGACGTGGGCGCGGGGTGCGGCGCGCTCTGCCTTGCGCTCGCCGAGGCCGGATTCGAGGTCACGGCGCTCGAGCCGGCGCCGGCCATGTACGAGATACTGGTGGAGGAGAAGGAGCGCAGGGGGCTGGACGGGCTTGAGACCGTCCGGGGGGCGTGGGGGGAAATCGACGCGGGCGGCTACGACGTCATCGTCTGCGCCAACGTGCCGGAGCTGCTCGGCGGCGGCGGCGACTTCCTCCCGGCCGTGGACAGGGCCGCCCGCAGGATGGTCTTTCTCATCGCCTCGGCCGGTCCCGGGGCCGACAAGTTCTACTACAGGGACCTCTATCCGCTCATATTCAACAAACCCTACCCGCCGAGGACCGACTACCTCGCCACCTACTGCGCCCTCCATGAGCTCGGCATCTGCGCGGGGGTGGAGATAATCGAGTACGACTTCGATCAGCCCTTCGACGACCTCGACGAGGCCGTCGAATTCTGGAAGGAGTACATGGGCATCGTCACCGAGGAGCACGACGGGAAGCTCGCCGGCTACCTGAGGGGGCGGCTCGAAGAGGCCGACGGCGGACTCGTCGCACGATTCCATAAACGCTCGGCCGTGATCTACTGGTCCACCGACAGGGAGGACGGCCGCCGGAAGGCCCGGCGATAATCTGCATTGACGCCCCCAGCGTCAATACTTATAATGGAAACTCCGATTGTTCGCACTGAGGGAACCTTTTTGTAAAGGGTCACAGACCCACGGGTCACAGACCCACGGTTCCCTCAGACTCCCTCCAAGACTTTCAACGCGAGTTGGTTTCCCCTGTTTTGCCAGGCGAAACAGGGGGAAACCAACTCGTATTGAAAGTCTTTGAAGGGGGTCTGGGGGAAACTTTCTACAGAAAGTTTCCCCCAGGGCAATTAAAAGTCTTTGAAGGGGTCTGGGGGAAACGTGGGCCTGTGGCCCTTCTGCAGAAAGTTTCCCCCAGGGCAATAACGGCTTCTGAAAGGGACGGGGGCTTTTCGTCGTGCGAAGAGAGGGTGCGCACAAGGTCTATCTCCTTCTGGTCGTGGTGTTGCTGGCCGTGGTCGCCGCCCCTGCGCTCCTGTATGTCCACGTGCTGGGCAGGGCCGGCGGGGATGAGTATGCCGGCTACATAAGGGAGTTGCGCTCCACGCTCCACCGCATCGAGGTCGAGACGGTCTCCGTCCGTCACGGGGAGGGGCGGCTTCGCCGTATGCTCAGGGAGCATATGAGGGAGTTCGACGGCGCGCTGGCGGCGCTTGAGCACGGCGGGCGCAGCGGCGAAGATGTCCTGCCGCCCGCACCGGCCTTTCTCAGGCCCGAGCTCGAGCGGCTCAGGACCGCATGGCGGGGCGTGGAAGGCAGGCTCCTGGTGGTGATCGACCGTCCCCATGACGACGCCAAGGTGCTCGACGCCTCGATGAGCGCTCTCGAGGGCGTCAAGGAGATATACGCGGCGGTGGATCGCATAGAGGAGCTCGTGGCCGCCAGGAGCGTGCGCTGGAGCAAGTCCGTCATGACGGCCGCCGCCGCCGTCTCGGCCGTGGGGGTGACGGCGGCGATCTACCTCTTCTTCCAGCTCAGGCGGCGGGAGCGTGAGGCGGAGGAATGGATCGCGTCGCTGGAAAAAGACAAGGAGATGGCCGAGGCGGCCAACAGGGCCAAGAGCGATTTCCTGGCGAGCATGAGCCACGAGATCCGCACGCCCATGAACGGCATAATCGGCATGACCGAGCTGGCGCTCAACACGGACCTGACGCCGGGGCAGCGCGACTATCTCAAGATGGTCAAGAGCTCGGCCGACTCGCTGCTCTCGCTCATAAACGACATACTCGATTTCTCGAAGATAGAGGCCGGCAAGCTGGAGCTCGACCTCGGCCCCTTCGACCTGCGCGACACGATGGGCGAGATAATGGACACGCTCGCGCTCAAGGCCCACGAGAAGTCGCTGGAGCTGGCCTGTCACATCCTCCCCGACGTGCCGGACCGGCTGGTGGGCGACAAGGGGCGGCTGCGCCAGGTGCTCGTCAACCTGACGGGCAACGCCGTCAAGTTCACCGACGAGGGTGAGGTCGTGGTGCGCGTGGAAAAGCTCACCGAGGGGGACGGCGAGACGACCCTCCATTTCACCGTGACCGACACGGGCGCGGGCGTGCCCGCGGCCAAGCAGGAGCGCATATTCGATCCCTTCTGGCAGGACACGACCTCCGCCATGCAGCGCCAGGAGGGCACGGGCCTGGGGCTCGCCATATCGGCCCAGATAGTGGAGCTCATGGGCGGGCGCATATGGGTCGAGAGCCCCCTGCGGGAAAGACCCGTGGCCGCCGGCGGTCCCGGAAGCGTCTTTCACTTCACCGCATGTTTCAAGGTGCAGAGCGGAGAGCGCATCACGCCTGCGCAGGCGAGCCTGGCGGGCTACGGCGACATCCGCGTGCTCATAGTGGACGACAACGCCACCAACAGGCGCATCCTCGAGGAGATGGTAGGCAACTGGAAGATGCGTCCCCTTTCGGTCGGCAGCGCCGCCGCCGCGCTCGATGCGCTCAAGGCGGCCAGGGCCGAGGGCTCGCCCTTCCAGATCATGCTGCTCGATGCGACCATGCCCGACATCGACGGCTTTTCGCTGGCCCGTCTCGTCAGGGAAGAGCCGGGGCTTGCCGAGGGGCTGAGGATAATAATGCTCACCTCGGCGCTCATGGCCGACGCCGAGGAGTGCCGGGCCGCGGGCATCTCCAAGCGCCTGCCCAAGCCCGTGAAGCAGTCGAGCCTCTACGACGCCATAGTGGACGTCATCGAGGGCGAGGAGGCCGCCGCCGAGACTCCCCCGGGCGAGACGGGGGAGGGTGCGGCCGAGGCGGTGGAAGCGGAAGAGGAGGCCCCCATGGAAGAGGGAGCGCAGGCTTTGAAGAGACCGCTCAAGATACTGCTGGCCGAGGACAACCCGGTGAACCAGATGCTCGCCGTGGCGCTGCTCGAGCGCGAGGGCCACGACGTCACCGTCGCAGACGACGGCTTCAAGGCCGTCTCGCTTCTCGACACCGACGACTTCGACATGGTGCTCATGGACATCCAGATGCCCAACATGGACGGTTTCCAGGCCACAAAGCTCATAAGGCGCAGGGAGCGCGCTACGGGCGATCACATACCCATAGTGGCCATGACGGCCCATGCCCTCAAGGGCGACCGCGAGCGCTGTCTCGACGCCGGCATGGACGACTACATCTCCAAGCCCATAGACATCAAGGGACTCCAGCGGGTCATAGCCAACATGGCCCGTCGCATAGCGGGGCGCAACGCCGAGGAGGGCGGCTCCCCTCCCGCACGGAACGAGGCGGAGCGCGGCGGCTCGCTCGACACCGAAGCGCTGCTGCGGCGTGTGGGCGGCGACAGGGACCTGCTCAAGAGGATGGCCGAGGCCTTCTGCGAGCGCTATCCCCAGGACGTGGCCACCGTGAAGGAGTCGCTCCACGCCGGGGACCTCACCGCCGCCGCCCAGGCGGCCCACTCGCTCAAGGGCGCGCTCGGCAACCTCGACGCCGGGAAGGCGCGCCTTGCGGCCCTCGAGCTCGAGGAGGCGGCGCGCTCCGGCGACATCGACGCGTCGCGCCGGGCGCTCTCCCGCCTCGAAGGGGAGCTCGACAGCCTGGAGGCGGCCCTCAAGGAGCTCGCCGGCAAGCTCTGACACCCTGCCCCTGCTTCCCGCCTCCCCTCTGCGCTCGCCCGGGCCCCCCGCCGGCGCAACGCCTTCTTGACACGGTGCGGAGAACGGTATGTACCCACCCCCGATACCAGTAAGTACTAAGGAAGCTCTGATTTATTGCACTGAGGGAACCTTTTTGTAAAAGGGTCACAGACCCACGGTTCCCTCAGACTCCCTCCAAAAACTTTTAACGCGAGTTGGTTTCCCCCTGTTTTGCTTGACAAAACAGGGGGAAACCAACTCGTATTAAAAGTCTTTGAAGGGGGTCTGGGGGAAACTTTCTACAGAAAGGTTCCCCCAGGGTAATTAAAGGGATGAGGAAGGGAGGCCGTCGATGAGTGGTCGAAACCTTTGGGACGGGAGCGGGGCCGCCGCTTCGCCGCTTGCGGCTCTTGTCCTCGTGCTCTGCCTTGCAGGCGCGGCGCCGGCGCAGGAGCTGACTCTCGCCGACGCCTACAGGCTCGCCCTCGCCAACCACGACGCCATGGACGTGGCCAGGGAGGCCGTCGTCCAGAGCGAACGCGAGATAGACAGGGCCTTCTCCAGGGTCCTGCCCACCCTCTCGGCCGAGGGGAGCTACACGCGCTACAGCGAGAAGAAGACCGTCGGAGGCTTTCTCCTCCAGCCCGAGTCGAGCACACGCTTCGAGGTGCGTCTGAGCCAGTCGCTTTACGACGGCGGCAAGGAGTGGAGTCTTCTGAGGCAGGCGGAGAAGCGGCTCTCCAGGGACCGTCTCGGTGTGGACGAGATGCGCGAGGAGATACTCATAGAGACGGCCCGCGCCTACTACGGCGTGCTCGCGGCGGGCAGGAACGTGGAGATCAAGGAGGCGGCCCTGAGGAGGGCCCGCTCCCACCGCGACGTGGCGGCCGCGAGGCTCGAGGTGGGCACGGCCACGAAGGCCCAGCTCCTGAGGGCCGAGGCCGAGGCCGCCGACGCGGCGGCCGAGCTGACGAGGGCCCGCCTGGAGTTCGAGGACTCGATGGAGCTGTTGCGAAGGCTCACCGGCCTTGCCGGACCGGTCGAGGCGGCGGAGCCCCCGGAGCAGCCGCCGGTGGTGCTTCCAAAGGAGCAGCTCGTCGAGGTGGCGCTCGCAAAGAGGCTGGATATGAGGCGGGCGCGCATGGACGAGGCCATAGCGGCCGAGGGGGTCGAGTACGCCAAGGGCAACTTCCTGCCGTCGGTGAGCATCGACGGCGTTTACTCAAGGCGCGACCAGTCGCCGCAGACCTCGTTCCTGCTCAACGACGTCCTCTATGCGGGTGTGACCGTGCGTTTTCCCATATTCGAGGGTGGGTTGAGAAGGGCCGAGCTCGATCAGGCCCGCAGCAGGCTCAGGGCTGCCGAGTCGCAGCGGCGCGACAGGGCCCGCGAGGTGGCGCTTCAGGTGCGCGTGGCCTACAACAACCTCAAGGCCGCGGCGGCGGTCATAGAGTCCTATGAGAAGAAGCTCGCCTTCGCCAGGGAGAACTACGAGATGGTGTTCAAGCAGTTCGCCTACGGCCTCGCCGACAGCGTGGACGTGGTGGACGCCGAGGCCACGCTGACCGAGGCCGAGACGGCGCTGATGGCGGCGCGCTACGAGCGCGAGCTCAGGGTGCTGGAGCTAAAAAAGAGCATGGGCGTGCTCCTCGACGAGACCGGGGCCGAGATGGCCCGGAAGGAGTGAAGGAGCGGCCGCCGCGCCGTGCCGGCGGTCTATGCGCTCATCGGCGAGGGGGAGGGGATTTTTCTCAGGCGTCGCCCTTGAAGAGGAAGTTGTTGGGACCTTCGCGCTTGGCGGCGTACATGGCCTCGTCGGCGCTCTTGAGCAGGGCCTCCGGGTTGCCGCCGTTCACGGGATAGAGGCTTATGCCTATGCTGGTCGTGACGGTGTATCCGCTCTCGTCGATGGTAATTGGCGAGGAGATGGAGTCGATGATCTTGCGGGCCGCCACGGCGGCGAAGCGGGGCTCGGTTATCTCGGTCAGTATGACGGCGAACTCGTCGCCGCCGAGCCGCGCCACGGTGTCGGCCTTGCGCACCGACTCCGATATGCGGCGGGCCACCTCCTTGAGGAGCTTGTCGCCTATGCCGTGGCCGTAGGTGTCGTTTATCCTCTTGAAGGCGTCGAGGTCGATGTAGAGAAGGGCGAGGAGGTGGTTGTAGCGCCGGGCCTGCACGATGCCGTGGCTCAATCTGTCGAAAAAGAGCATCCTGTTTGGAAGTCCCGTGAGCGAGTCGAAGTGGGCCACGTACTGCAGGTGCTCCTCGGCGAGCCTGCGCTCGGTGATGTCCCTGAAGACGACGACCGAGCCCGTGGGCCTGCCGCCGCCGGTTATGGCCGTGACGATGTACTCGATGGGTATGGTGCGGCCGTCGTTTGTCCTGAGGCTGTGTCTTCGCAGGGGGTCGGCCCTGCCCTCCTCCACGATGCGCGCCACCGGCAGTTCGATGGTCCTGCCCGTGTCCTCGTCGGCTATGTCGAGCACCTCGCTCACCGGTCTGCCGCAGGGGTCGTCGTCGATCCATCCCGTAAGGTGCCGGGCCACGGGATTGGCGAAGGTGACGATGCCGTCGGCGTCGGTGGCGATTACGGCGTCTCCTATGGAGTGGAGCGTCGTGTGGAGGCGCTGCTCGCTCTCGCGCAGCCGTCGCTCCATGGCGTGCTTGTAAAGGGCCATCTCCACCGTGAAGTGGAGCTCCTTTTCGTCGTAGGGCTTGACGAGGAGGCCGAAGGGCTCGGTCTCCTTTATGCGGTCGAGCAGGTCGTCGTCGGCGTGGGCCGTCACGTAGACGACGGGGATGTCGTGTACAGTCCGTATCTGCTCGGCCGTCTCGATGCCGTCCACGGGGCCCCGCAGCCTTATGTCCATGAGCACGATGTCGGGCCTGTGGGCGCCTGCGGCCGCCATCGCCTCATCGCCGGTGGAGACGGCCGCGCATACCACGTAGCCGAGGGCCGTGAGCAGCTCGGTGAGCGAGTCGACGAACGCCCGGTCGTCGTCGACTATCATTATGCGGCTTTTGTCTTTCTTCATCAACGCCATGCCCTCTGCTGCTCCACCTCGTCCGGATCCCGCCCGTCCATCGGGCGCGGCGCCCCGCTCCCCGCGGCGAGGTCGTCTTGCGGGTGTGGAGGCGATATGGTTTTCCATTAGTTATATTATATACTATTTTTAGTGTTTAGCCAACATTGTTCACATTTCAGCGGTCGAGAGGGCCGGGGCGCCGCCGCGGCGGCGCCCCGGCCAAGCCCCTTTTCTTTTGACAAGGGGCCTCGATTTTTTTAAAATATCCCATTGACTTTCGCGCAACACAGGCCGCAGTGACCGACGCCGGGGACCCGGTGCGCCACTGGCGGTCCGGCTTTCGCCCTTTTACGCCTTTCATGGAACAGAGCAGGATACGCAACTTCTCCATAATCGCCCATATCGACCACGGCAAGTCCACCCTCTCGGACAGGCTGCTCGAGTACACGGGCGCCGTCACCGAGCGGGAGATGGTCGATCAGTTCATGGACAAGATGGATCTCGAGCGCGAGCGGGGGGTGACCATCAAGGCCCAGACGGCGCGGCTGGGCTACCGCGCCGACGACGGCGTCGACTACGTGCTCAACCTCATAGACACGCCGGGACACGTGGACTTCAGCTACGAGGTGAGCCGCAGCCTCTCGGCCTGCGAGGGGGCGCTGCTCGTGGTCGACGCCTCGCAGGGCGTGGAGGCCCAGACGCTTGCGCACCTCTACACGGCCGTGGACGTGGGGCTCGAAATATGCCCCGTGCTCAACAAGATAGACCTGCCCCAGGCCGACCCCGAGCGCGTAAGGCTCGAGATCGAGGAGATACTGGGGCTCGACTCCTCCGAGGCCGTGCTGGTGAGCGCAAAGGAGGGCATCGGCATAAAGGACGTGCTCGAGGCCATCGTGCGCAGGATCCCCCCGCCCCGCGGCGAGCGCGACGCCCCCCTCAAGGCCCTCGTCTTCGACAGCTGGTACGACTCCTACCAGGGCGTGGTCGTGCAGGTGCGGGTGGTGGACGGTGTGGTGACCAGGGGCATGCGCATAAAGTTCATGGCCACCGGCAAGTGCTTCGACGTGGACCGCGTCGGTGTCTTCGCCCCTTCTCCGGCGGAGGTCGATTCGCTGGGACCGGGAGAGGTGGGCTTTCTCACGGCCGCCATAAAGCAGGTGCGCGACACCAAGGTGGGCGACACCATAACCGGGGCCGACCGTCCGGCCCGAAGCCCCCTGCCCGGCTACAAGGCCGTCAAGTCCATGGTCTTCAGCGGCCTCTACCCCGTCGACTCCGCCCAGTACGAGAACCTGAAGGACGCCATGGTCAAGCTCAGCCTCAACGACTCGGCCTTCACCTACGAGCAGGAGACGTCGCTTGCCCTGGGCTTCGGCTTCCGCTGCGGTTTTCTCGGCCTCTTCCACA
This genomic window contains:
- a CDS encoding class I SAM-dependent methyltransferase — its product is MSSPGSGRGTPRGFWNRLKARWYRRGMERSDFAEAALGVMAPRMERGWSVLDVGAGCGALCLALAEAGFEVTALEPAPAMYEILVEEKERRGLDGLETVRGAWGEIDAGGYDVIVCANVPELLGGGGDFLPAVDRAARRMVFLIASAGPGADKFYYRDLYPLIFNKPYPPRTDYLATYCALHELGICAGVEIIEYDFDQPFDDLDEAVEFWKEYMGIVTEEHDGKLAGYLRGRLEEADGGLVARFHKRSAVIYWSTDREDGRRKARR
- a CDS encoding sensor histidine kinase, which translates into the protein MRREGAHKVYLLLVVVLLAVVAAPALLYVHVLGRAGGDEYAGYIRELRSTLHRIEVETVSVRHGEGRLRRMLREHMREFDGALAALEHGGRSGEDVLPPAPAFLRPELERLRTAWRGVEGRLLVVIDRPHDDAKVLDASMSALEGVKEIYAAVDRIEELVAARSVRWSKSVMTAAAAVSAVGVTAAIYLFFQLRRREREAEEWIASLEKDKEMAEAANRAKSDFLASMSHEIRTPMNGIIGMTELALNTDLTPGQRDYLKMVKSSADSLLSLINDILDFSKIEAGKLELDLGPFDLRDTMGEIMDTLALKAHEKSLELACHILPDVPDRLVGDKGRLRQVLVNLTGNAVKFTDEGEVVVRVEKLTEGDGETTLHFTVTDTGAGVPAAKQERIFDPFWQDTTSAMQRQEGTGLGLAISAQIVELMGGRIWVESPLRERPVAAGGPGSVFHFTACFKVQSGERITPAQASLAGYGDIRVLIVDDNATNRRILEEMVGNWKMRPLSVGSAAAALDALKAARAEGSPFQIMLLDATMPDIDGFSLARLVREEPGLAEGLRIIMLTSALMADAEECRAAGISKRLPKPVKQSSLYDAIVDVIEGEEAAAETPPGETGEGAAEAVEAEEEAPMEEGAQALKRPLKILLAEDNPVNQMLAVALLEREGHDVTVADDGFKAVSLLDTDDFDMVLMDIQMPNMDGFQATKLIRRRERATGDHIPIVAMTAHALKGDRERCLDAGMDDYISKPIDIKGLQRVIANMARRIAGRNAEEGGSPPARNEAERGGSLDTEALLRRVGGDRDLLKRMAEAFCERYPQDVATVKESLHAGDLTAAAQAAHSLKGALGNLDAGKARLAALELEEAARSGDIDASRRALSRLEGELDSLEAALKELAGKL
- a CDS encoding diguanylate cyclase, yielding MENHIASTPARRPRRGERGAAPDGRAGSGRGGAAEGMALMKKDKSRIMIVDDDRAFVDSLTELLTALGYVVCAAVSTGDEAMAAAGAHRPDIVLMDIRLRGPVDGIETAEQIRTVHDIPVVYVTAHADDDLLDRIKETEPFGLLVKPYDEKELHFTVEMALYKHAMERRLRESEQRLHTTLHSIGDAVIATDADGIVTFANPVARHLTGWIDDDPCGRPVSEVLDIADEDTGRTIELPVARIVEEGRADPLRRHSLRTNDGRTIPIEYIVTAITGGGRPTGSVVVFRDITERRLAEEHLQYVAHFDSLTGLPNRMLFFDRLSHGIVQARRYNHLLALLYIDLDAFKRINDTYGHGIGDKLLKEVARRISESVRKADTVARLGGDEFAVILTEITEPRFAAVAARKIIDSISSPITIDESGYTVTTSIGISLYPVNGGNPEALLKSADEAMYAAKREGPNNFLFKGDA
- a CDS encoding elongation factor 4, with the translated sequence MEQSRIRNFSIIAHIDHGKSTLSDRLLEYTGAVTEREMVDQFMDKMDLERERGVTIKAQTARLGYRADDGVDYVLNLIDTPGHVDFSYEVSRSLSACEGALLVVDASQGVEAQTLAHLYTAVDVGLEICPVLNKIDLPQADPERVRLEIEEILGLDSSEAVLVSAKEGIGIKDVLEAIVRRIPPPRGERDAPLKALVFDSWYDSYQGVVVQVRVVDGVVTRGMRIKFMATGKCFDVDRVGVFAPSPAEVDSLGPGEVGFLTAAIKQVRDTKVGDTITGADRPARSPLPGYKAVKSMVFSGLYPVDSAQYENLKDAMVKLSLNDSAFTYEQETSLALGFGFRCGFLGLFHMEIIQERLEREYGLDIITTAPTVAYRVHTRRGEVLYVDNPTSLPPPQYIERLEEPYILATIHIPSEYLGPVLGLCEEKRGIQKEISYITPTRAMVVYEIPLNEVVLDFYDKLKTLTKGYASMDYEYADFREADLVKLDILINGEPVDALSLIVPRSRAYPRGRDIARKMKELIPRQMFEVVIQAAIGGKVIARETIKALRKNVTAKCYGGDITRKRKLLEKQKEGKKRMKSVGRVELPQEAFLAALKVG